Proteins found in one Pelmatolapia mariae isolate MD_Pm_ZW linkage group LG7, Pm_UMD_F_2, whole genome shotgun sequence genomic segment:
- the ctsh gene encoding pro-cathepsin H, whose protein sequence is MFVFLVLFAASVTSAFRLSEQDEFHFKSWMAQYNKGYNLKEYYQRLQIFTENKKRIDKHNEGNHSFTMALNQFSDMTFSEFRKSFLMSEPQNCSATKGNYFSSNGPLPDSIDWRKKGNYVTPVKNQGGCGSCWTFSTTGCLESVTAINKGKLVPLSEQQLVDCAQDFNNHGCNGGLPSQAFEYIMYNKGLMTEQDYPYTAFEGKCVYKPGRAAAFVNSVVNITAYNEMELVDAVGTHNPVSFAFEVTSDFMSYHQGVYTSTECHNTTDKVNHAVLAVGYGQENGTPYWIVKNSWGSSWGMNGYFLIERGKNMCGLAACASFPVV, encoded by the exons ATGTTCGTTTTTCTTGTGCTCTTTGCGGCCTCTGTAACGTCAGCTTTTCGCCTGTCTGAGCAAG ACGAGTTTCACTTCAAGTCATGGATGGCACAG TACAACAAAGGTTACAACTTGAAGGAGTACTACCAAAGACTGCAGATATTCACAGAGAACAAGAAGAGGATTGACAAACACAATGAAGGAAACCACTCGTTCACAA TGGCACTGAACCAATTTTCAGACATGACATTCAGTGAATTTCGAAAGTCCTTCCTCATGTCTGAGCCTCAG AACTGCTCTGCCACCAAAGGGAACTACTTCAGCAGCAATGGGCCGCTACCAGACTCCATCGActggagaaagaaagggaattATGTGACACCAGTGAAGAATCAG GGAGGCTGTGGTAGTTGCTGGACGTTTTCCACCACTGGCTGTTTGGAGTCTGTAACTGCCATCAACAAGGGGAAGCTTGTACCGCTG TCAGAACAACAGCTGGTAGACTGCGCTCAAGATTTCAACAACCATGGATGCAATGG AGGTCTTCCCAGTCAAGCATTTGAATACATCATGTACAACAAGGGACTGATGACCGAGCAGGACTATCCATACACGGCTTTT gAGGGTAAGTGTGTGTACAAACCAGGAAGGGCCGCTGCTTTTGTGAATAGTGTGGTGAACATAACAGCA TACAATGAGATGGAGTTGGTGGACGCTGTCGGGACACACAATCCTGTCAGCTTTGCTTTTGAGGTGACCTCTGACTTTATGAGTTACCACCAGGGTGTGTACACCAG CACTGAATGCCACAACACCACCGACAAAGTGAACCATGCAGTTCTGGCTGTCGGCTATGGACAAGAAAATGGTACTCCTTACTGGATAGTAAAGAACTCATGGGGATCGAGTTGGGGCATGAACGG GTATTTCCTCATTGAACGTGGGAAGAACATGTGTGGACTTGCTGCCTGCGCATCATTCCCAGTGGTGTGA
- the blm gene encoding recQ-like DNA helicase BLM isoform X2: MSSLPQNNLKEQLARHSNAAQSKQSVAKPKPGAFSFKKKSSSGTTKVEVPTKLERPQKSKINNYFSVSSKCKSDTISSADIASPASQTPSMVSDIKSAPAPAKSDSQSCSSNPFNSTALDVSRSFPVDNWDDLDDFETPAKGKNNSFSSEVSEKSGKLLPSPTGEKAQSTGKLNYDSLFKTSKLTSKNGKQTCMETDEPEENVNTAAVSPGPSLNQEPADWSDEEELAIKMNRKHPAHLKHIMSDSEEDNNAELEPFTGSTGNKKIWIDPKTIEIDDNSEPEDDLDCIPPSPIPDEVTYTGSTLETRAKSADAQIGDNAVKSKSPVTLNEPSKLCSKDKTNEKLFAIMESICALVDSIPEHELIALSCGDELLLKRAQRKRILATGGDCLFRMQQPDSTVISEPIFKETSFSSNGVSSNSSVPVDSKKPPQHRRSSVISVDYDSDHSDSVIDLKPLDNKDSRAIGVETDSICDSPSAHRLTKPSFNISEKLSIDLDGSDLFFSPKESESGVQKKSNNTPTFVVDEEMDDFYNDDFDIDDFNDSDIPDYFDEPQTSSAVTTAVKEGGPSKSSWEKKPTTPASAPKPSTICSPEPTFKNPAHDCFRGFNFPHSQEMMKIFHKRFGLHQFRFNQLEAINAALLGEDAFVLMPTGGGKSLCYQLPACVSLGVTVVVSPLKSLIVDQVQKLTTLDIPATSLSGDKSDSEASRIYMQLSRKDPIIKLLYVTPEKVSASNRVISALQNLYERGLLARFVIDEAHCVSQWGHDFRPDYKKLHELRQKFPNVAMMALTATATPRVQKDILNQLNMSRPQVFTMSFNRTNLKYSVLPKKPKKVDEDCTSWIKKHYPRDSGIVYCLSRNDCDAMAESLQRAGLSALSYHAGLSDSDREYVQSKWINQDGCQVICATIAFGMGIDKPDVRYVIHASLPKSMEGYYQESGRAGRDGEISHCILFYSYTDVQRIKRIISMDREGDRHTKATHYNNLHSMVHFCENVMECRRIQLLAYFGELKFNRNFCKDHPDVSCDNCTKPNQYKMRNVTEDVKKIVRFVQENCEKVGARFGKTANQNRLTLNMLVDIFIGSKAAKVQTGMFGIGAAYSRHNADRLFKKLVLDNVLVEDLYITNGGQAVSYISAGTKAMNVLSGHMQVEFYETESASTIRKHKAAMAKNVSRREEMVQECLKELLDLCKQLGKAFGLHYYNIFSTATLKKIAEKLSSDPEVLLQIDGVTEDKLDKYGAEVIQVLQKYSEWQLPEEQADSGGDGWIDTARGRTRGNDEDDTESSTYFRNKSAQGQKRKKAPFFKYSKKKKGCGNTSSSSKGRGYSSNKSWSSSSSRGGGRGSRSSAGDASATRRPGLLAAPMPQSSQRPFLKPVFSHLS; encoded by the exons ATGTCCAGTCTACCACAAAATAACTTGAAGGAACAACTAGCGAGGCACAGCAATGCTGCTCAAAGCAAGCAGTCTGTTGCTAAACCTAAACCGGG ggctttttctttcaaaaagaAGTCCTCATCAGGTACGACCAAGGTGGAAGTCCCTACGAAG CTTGAGAGACCTCAAAAATCCAAAATCAACAACTACTTCTCTGTAAGTTCAAAATGCAAGTCGGATACCATCAGCTCAGCAGATATTGCCTCTCCTGCATCCCAAACACCTTCAATGGTCTCTGATATTAAGTCAGCACCAGCTCCAGCTAAATCTGACAGCCAGTCTTGTAGCAGTAATCCATTCAATTCCACAGCTCTGGATGTGTCACGTAGTTTTCCTGTGGACAACTGGGATGATTTAGATGACTTTGAAACACCAGCCAAGGGAAAAAACAACTCATTCAGTTCAGAAGTATCAGAGAAAAGTGGCAAACTACTGCCATCCCCTACTGGAGAAAAAGCACAATCAACAGGGAAACTAAACTATGATTCCTTATTTAAAACATCCAAATTAACTAGCAAGAATGGTAAGCAAACCTGCATGGAAACAGATGAGCCAGAGGAAAATGTCAACACCGCTGCAGTTTCACCAGGACCCAGTTTAAACCAGGAACCAGCAGACTGGTCAGATGAGGAGGAACTTGCCATTAAGATGAACAGAAAACATCCTGCACATCTAAAGCATATCATGAGTGATAGTGAAGAAGATAATAATGCTGAGCTGGAACCTTTTACAGGAAGCACAG GTAACAAGAAAATATGGATTGACCCAAAGACAATAGAGATAGATGACAACTCGGAGCCTGAAGACGACCTTGATTGCATTCCACCTTCACCCATCCCTGATGAGGTTACTTACACAGGCTCAACACTGGAGACAAG AGCTAAATCAGCTGATGCTCAAATTGGAGACAATGCTGTGAAATCAAAGAGCCCCGTCACACTGAATGAACCATCCAAGCTCTgctcaaaagacaaaacaa ATGAAAAACTTTTTGCTATCATGGAGTCCATTTGTGCTCTGGTTGACTCCATCCCTGAACATGAATTAATTGCTTTGTCCTGTGGAGATGAACTTTTACTGAAGCGGGCCCAGAG GAAGAGAATTCTTGCAACTGGCGGTGACTGTTTGTTTAGGATGCAGCAGCCAGACAGCACAGTGATTTCTGAACCCATCTTCAAAGAAACGTCTTTTTCAAGCAACGGTGTTTCATCCAACAGCTCTGTGCCTGTGGACTCCAAGAAGCCTCCTCAGCATAGAAGATCTTCAGTCATCTCTGTGGACTATGACTCTGATCACTCTGACAGTGTTATTGATTTAAAGCCCTTGGATAATAAGGACAGCAGGGCGATAGGTGTTGAAACTGACAGTATCTGTGACTCTCCATCAGCACACAGGCTCACAAAGCCATCTTTTAATATATCTGAGAAATTGAGCATTGACCTTGATGGCTCAGACCTCTTCTTCTCACCCAAGGAGTCAGAGAGTGGTGTGCAGAAGAAATCGAACAACACCCCAACATTTGTAGTTGATGAAGAAATGGATGACTTCTACAATGACGACTTTGATATAGATGACTTTAATGACTCTGATATCCCAGATTACTTTGACGAACCGCAaacatcatcagctgtgactacAGCAGTGAAAGAGGGGGGGCCGAGCAAGTCCTCATGGGAGAAGAAACCAACAACACCTGCTTCTGCTCCAAAGCCGTCAACGATTTGTTCTCCAG AACCCACCTTCAAAAACCCAGCTCATGATTGCTTCAGAGGCTTCAACTTCCCTCATTCACAAGAGATGATGAAGATCTTTCACAAGCGTTTTGGACTTCATCAGTTCAGGTTTAATCAACTAGAAGCGATTAATGCTGCACTACTGGGTGAAGATGCATTTGTTTTAATGCCCACAG GTGGAGGGAAAAGTTTGTGCTATCAGCTGCCTGCGTGTGTCTCGCTGGGGGTCACTGTGGTGGTTTCTCCACTCAAATCACTCATCGTAGACCAAGTTCAGAAACTCACCACCCTGGAT ATTCCAGCAACAAGTCTATCTGGTGATAAAAGTGATAGTGAAGCATCGAGGATTTATATGCAGCTTTCAAGGAAAGATCCCATTATTAAACTGCTCTATGTCACACCTGAAAAG GTGAGTGCGAGTAACAGGGTAATCTCCGCACTGCAGAACTTGTACGAGCGAGGCCTTCTGGCTCGGTTTGTCATAGATGAAGCCCATTGTGTCAGTCAG tGGGGCCACGATTTCCGCCCAGACTACAAGAAGCTGCATGAACTGCGTCAGAAGTTCCCCAATGTGGCAATGATGGCTCTGACAGCCACAGCTACTCCCCGAGTGCAGAAAGACATCCTGAACCAGCTGAACATGAGTCGACCCCAAGT GTTTACGATGAGCTTCAACAGAACAAACCTGAAGTACTCAGTGCTGCCCAAGAAACCCAAAAAGGTGGATGAGGACTGCACCAGCTGGATCAAGAAGCACTACCCAC GTGACTCTGGCATCGTGTACTGCCTGTCTCGTAACGACTGTGATGCCATGGCCGAGAGTCTTCAGAGAGCAGGGTTATCAGCCCTGTCGTATCACGCAGGACTCAGTGACAGTGACCGAGAGTATGTGCAGAGCAAATGGATCAATCAGGATGGTTGCCAG GTCATCTGTGCCACCATAGCCTTTGGCATGGGCATTGACAAGCCTGATGTGCGCTATGTGATCCACGCTAGTCTGCCTAAATCAATGGAAGGATACTACCAGGAGTCAGGGAGAGCTGGCAGGGATGGAGAGATCTCTCACTGCATTCTCTTTTACTCCTACACCGACGTCCAGCGCATCAAGAGGATTATCAGCA TGGACAGAGAAGGTGACAGACACACCAAGGCAACTCACTACAACAACCTACACAGCATGGTGCACTTCTGTGAGAACGTGATGGAGTGCAGAAGAATTCAGCTGCTCGCGTATTTCGGAGAGCTGAAGTTCAACAGAAACTTTTGTAAGGACCATCCAGACGTCAGCTGCGACAACTGTACCAAACCCAAC CAATACAAGATGCGAAACGTGACTGAAGATGTAAAAAAGATCGTGAGGTTTGTCCAGGAGAACTGTGAGAAAGTCGGAGCAAGGTTTGGCAAGACTGCTAACCAAAACAGACTGACCCTCAACATGCTTGTGGATATCTTCATAG GCTCTAAAGCTGCCAAGGTACAGACAGGAATGTTTGGCATTGGAGCAGCCTATTCCAGACACAATGCTGACCgtctttttaaaaagctggTTCTGGATAACGTCCTGGTTGAAGACCTCTACATCACCAATGGTGGGCAAGCTGTGTCTTATATCTCCGCTGGAACAAAAGCCATGAATGTTCTGTCTGGACACATGCAG GTGGAGTTTTATGAGACTGAGAGCGCGTCCACCATCAGGAAACATAAAGCTGCCATGGCGAAGAACGTCTCCCGGAGAGAGGAGATGGTGCAGGAGTGTCTTAAGGAGCTGTTGGATCTCtgcaagcagctggggaaagcgTTTGGCCTTCATTATTACAATATTTTCTCCACTGCCACATTGAAAAAGATAGCTG AAAAGCTTTCTTCTGACCCTGAAGTCCTCCTGCAAATTGATGGTGTAACAGAAGATAAACTGGACAAGTATGGAGCTGAAGTCATTCAGGTCCTACAGAAATATTCTGAGTGGCAGCTACCTG AGGAGCAGGCTGACAGTGGAGGCGACGGGTGGATAGACACGGCACGAGGTCGCACTCGTGGAAATGACGAGGATGACACAGAGTCCTCCACCTACTTCCGTAATAAGTCTGCACAGGGACAGAAGAGAAAGAAGGCTCCGTTCTTCAAGTATtccaagaagaaaaaaggatgTGGCAACACAAGCTCCAGTTCTAAAGG CCGTGGCTACAGCAGCAATAAATCCTGGTCGTCCTCCAGCTCCAGGGGTGGAGGTCGAGGGTCCAGGAGCTCAGCAGGTGATGCATCAGCAACCAGGAGACCAGGATTACTGGCAGCCCCGATGCCTCAAAGCAGCCAGCGTCCATTCTTAAAGCCAGTATTTTCACACTTGAGCTAG
- the blm gene encoding recQ-like DNA helicase BLM isoform X1, with protein sequence MSSLPQNNLKEQLARHSNAAQSKQSVAKPKPGAFSFKKKSSSGTTKVEVPTKVISSNVLANRNVNVPKSGLVTKSPLTFSNKLERPQKSKINNYFSVSSKCKSDTISSADIASPASQTPSMVSDIKSAPAPAKSDSQSCSSNPFNSTALDVSRSFPVDNWDDLDDFETPAKGKNNSFSSEVSEKSGKLLPSPTGEKAQSTGKLNYDSLFKTSKLTSKNGKQTCMETDEPEENVNTAAVSPGPSLNQEPADWSDEEELAIKMNRKHPAHLKHIMSDSEEDNNAELEPFTGSTGNKKIWIDPKTIEIDDNSEPEDDLDCIPPSPIPDEVTYTGSTLETRAKSADAQIGDNAVKSKSPVTLNEPSKLCSKDKTNEKLFAIMESICALVDSIPEHELIALSCGDELLLKRAQRKRILATGGDCLFRMQQPDSTVISEPIFKETSFSSNGVSSNSSVPVDSKKPPQHRRSSVISVDYDSDHSDSVIDLKPLDNKDSRAIGVETDSICDSPSAHRLTKPSFNISEKLSIDLDGSDLFFSPKESESGVQKKSNNTPTFVVDEEMDDFYNDDFDIDDFNDSDIPDYFDEPQTSSAVTTAVKEGGPSKSSWEKKPTTPASAPKPSTICSPEPTFKNPAHDCFRGFNFPHSQEMMKIFHKRFGLHQFRFNQLEAINAALLGEDAFVLMPTGGGKSLCYQLPACVSLGVTVVVSPLKSLIVDQVQKLTTLDIPATSLSGDKSDSEASRIYMQLSRKDPIIKLLYVTPEKVSASNRVISALQNLYERGLLARFVIDEAHCVSQWGHDFRPDYKKLHELRQKFPNVAMMALTATATPRVQKDILNQLNMSRPQVFTMSFNRTNLKYSVLPKKPKKVDEDCTSWIKKHYPRDSGIVYCLSRNDCDAMAESLQRAGLSALSYHAGLSDSDREYVQSKWINQDGCQVICATIAFGMGIDKPDVRYVIHASLPKSMEGYYQESGRAGRDGEISHCILFYSYTDVQRIKRIISMDREGDRHTKATHYNNLHSMVHFCENVMECRRIQLLAYFGELKFNRNFCKDHPDVSCDNCTKPNQYKMRNVTEDVKKIVRFVQENCEKVGARFGKTANQNRLTLNMLVDIFIGSKAAKVQTGMFGIGAAYSRHNADRLFKKLVLDNVLVEDLYITNGGQAVSYISAGTKAMNVLSGHMQVEFYETESASTIRKHKAAMAKNVSRREEMVQECLKELLDLCKQLGKAFGLHYYNIFSTATLKKIAEKLSSDPEVLLQIDGVTEDKLDKYGAEVIQVLQKYSEWQLPEEQADSGGDGWIDTARGRTRGNDEDDTESSTYFRNKSAQGQKRKKAPFFKYSKKKKGCGNTSSSSKGRGYSSNKSWSSSSSRGGGRGSRSSAGDASATRRPGLLAAPMPQSSQRPFLKPVFSHLS encoded by the exons ATGTCCAGTCTACCACAAAATAACTTGAAGGAACAACTAGCGAGGCACAGCAATGCTGCTCAAAGCAAGCAGTCTGTTGCTAAACCTAAACCGGG ggctttttctttcaaaaagaAGTCCTCATCAGGTACGACCAAGGTGGAAGTCCCTACGAAGGTAATCAGCTCAAATGTTTTGGCAAACAGGAATGTCAATGTCCCCAAGAGTGGTTTGGTGACTAAATCTCCTTTGACATTTTCAAACAAGCTTGAGAGACCTCAAAAATCCAAAATCAACAACTACTTCTCTGTAAGTTCAAAATGCAAGTCGGATACCATCAGCTCAGCAGATATTGCCTCTCCTGCATCCCAAACACCTTCAATGGTCTCTGATATTAAGTCAGCACCAGCTCCAGCTAAATCTGACAGCCAGTCTTGTAGCAGTAATCCATTCAATTCCACAGCTCTGGATGTGTCACGTAGTTTTCCTGTGGACAACTGGGATGATTTAGATGACTTTGAAACACCAGCCAAGGGAAAAAACAACTCATTCAGTTCAGAAGTATCAGAGAAAAGTGGCAAACTACTGCCATCCCCTACTGGAGAAAAAGCACAATCAACAGGGAAACTAAACTATGATTCCTTATTTAAAACATCCAAATTAACTAGCAAGAATGGTAAGCAAACCTGCATGGAAACAGATGAGCCAGAGGAAAATGTCAACACCGCTGCAGTTTCACCAGGACCCAGTTTAAACCAGGAACCAGCAGACTGGTCAGATGAGGAGGAACTTGCCATTAAGATGAACAGAAAACATCCTGCACATCTAAAGCATATCATGAGTGATAGTGAAGAAGATAATAATGCTGAGCTGGAACCTTTTACAGGAAGCACAG GTAACAAGAAAATATGGATTGACCCAAAGACAATAGAGATAGATGACAACTCGGAGCCTGAAGACGACCTTGATTGCATTCCACCTTCACCCATCCCTGATGAGGTTACTTACACAGGCTCAACACTGGAGACAAG AGCTAAATCAGCTGATGCTCAAATTGGAGACAATGCTGTGAAATCAAAGAGCCCCGTCACACTGAATGAACCATCCAAGCTCTgctcaaaagacaaaacaa ATGAAAAACTTTTTGCTATCATGGAGTCCATTTGTGCTCTGGTTGACTCCATCCCTGAACATGAATTAATTGCTTTGTCCTGTGGAGATGAACTTTTACTGAAGCGGGCCCAGAG GAAGAGAATTCTTGCAACTGGCGGTGACTGTTTGTTTAGGATGCAGCAGCCAGACAGCACAGTGATTTCTGAACCCATCTTCAAAGAAACGTCTTTTTCAAGCAACGGTGTTTCATCCAACAGCTCTGTGCCTGTGGACTCCAAGAAGCCTCCTCAGCATAGAAGATCTTCAGTCATCTCTGTGGACTATGACTCTGATCACTCTGACAGTGTTATTGATTTAAAGCCCTTGGATAATAAGGACAGCAGGGCGATAGGTGTTGAAACTGACAGTATCTGTGACTCTCCATCAGCACACAGGCTCACAAAGCCATCTTTTAATATATCTGAGAAATTGAGCATTGACCTTGATGGCTCAGACCTCTTCTTCTCACCCAAGGAGTCAGAGAGTGGTGTGCAGAAGAAATCGAACAACACCCCAACATTTGTAGTTGATGAAGAAATGGATGACTTCTACAATGACGACTTTGATATAGATGACTTTAATGACTCTGATATCCCAGATTACTTTGACGAACCGCAaacatcatcagctgtgactacAGCAGTGAAAGAGGGGGGGCCGAGCAAGTCCTCATGGGAGAAGAAACCAACAACACCTGCTTCTGCTCCAAAGCCGTCAACGATTTGTTCTCCAG AACCCACCTTCAAAAACCCAGCTCATGATTGCTTCAGAGGCTTCAACTTCCCTCATTCACAAGAGATGATGAAGATCTTTCACAAGCGTTTTGGACTTCATCAGTTCAGGTTTAATCAACTAGAAGCGATTAATGCTGCACTACTGGGTGAAGATGCATTTGTTTTAATGCCCACAG GTGGAGGGAAAAGTTTGTGCTATCAGCTGCCTGCGTGTGTCTCGCTGGGGGTCACTGTGGTGGTTTCTCCACTCAAATCACTCATCGTAGACCAAGTTCAGAAACTCACCACCCTGGAT ATTCCAGCAACAAGTCTATCTGGTGATAAAAGTGATAGTGAAGCATCGAGGATTTATATGCAGCTTTCAAGGAAAGATCCCATTATTAAACTGCTCTATGTCACACCTGAAAAG GTGAGTGCGAGTAACAGGGTAATCTCCGCACTGCAGAACTTGTACGAGCGAGGCCTTCTGGCTCGGTTTGTCATAGATGAAGCCCATTGTGTCAGTCAG tGGGGCCACGATTTCCGCCCAGACTACAAGAAGCTGCATGAACTGCGTCAGAAGTTCCCCAATGTGGCAATGATGGCTCTGACAGCCACAGCTACTCCCCGAGTGCAGAAAGACATCCTGAACCAGCTGAACATGAGTCGACCCCAAGT GTTTACGATGAGCTTCAACAGAACAAACCTGAAGTACTCAGTGCTGCCCAAGAAACCCAAAAAGGTGGATGAGGACTGCACCAGCTGGATCAAGAAGCACTACCCAC GTGACTCTGGCATCGTGTACTGCCTGTCTCGTAACGACTGTGATGCCATGGCCGAGAGTCTTCAGAGAGCAGGGTTATCAGCCCTGTCGTATCACGCAGGACTCAGTGACAGTGACCGAGAGTATGTGCAGAGCAAATGGATCAATCAGGATGGTTGCCAG GTCATCTGTGCCACCATAGCCTTTGGCATGGGCATTGACAAGCCTGATGTGCGCTATGTGATCCACGCTAGTCTGCCTAAATCAATGGAAGGATACTACCAGGAGTCAGGGAGAGCTGGCAGGGATGGAGAGATCTCTCACTGCATTCTCTTTTACTCCTACACCGACGTCCAGCGCATCAAGAGGATTATCAGCA TGGACAGAGAAGGTGACAGACACACCAAGGCAACTCACTACAACAACCTACACAGCATGGTGCACTTCTGTGAGAACGTGATGGAGTGCAGAAGAATTCAGCTGCTCGCGTATTTCGGAGAGCTGAAGTTCAACAGAAACTTTTGTAAGGACCATCCAGACGTCAGCTGCGACAACTGTACCAAACCCAAC CAATACAAGATGCGAAACGTGACTGAAGATGTAAAAAAGATCGTGAGGTTTGTCCAGGAGAACTGTGAGAAAGTCGGAGCAAGGTTTGGCAAGACTGCTAACCAAAACAGACTGACCCTCAACATGCTTGTGGATATCTTCATAG GCTCTAAAGCTGCCAAGGTACAGACAGGAATGTTTGGCATTGGAGCAGCCTATTCCAGACACAATGCTGACCgtctttttaaaaagctggTTCTGGATAACGTCCTGGTTGAAGACCTCTACATCACCAATGGTGGGCAAGCTGTGTCTTATATCTCCGCTGGAACAAAAGCCATGAATGTTCTGTCTGGACACATGCAG GTGGAGTTTTATGAGACTGAGAGCGCGTCCACCATCAGGAAACATAAAGCTGCCATGGCGAAGAACGTCTCCCGGAGAGAGGAGATGGTGCAGGAGTGTCTTAAGGAGCTGTTGGATCTCtgcaagcagctggggaaagcgTTTGGCCTTCATTATTACAATATTTTCTCCACTGCCACATTGAAAAAGATAGCTG AAAAGCTTTCTTCTGACCCTGAAGTCCTCCTGCAAATTGATGGTGTAACAGAAGATAAACTGGACAAGTATGGAGCTGAAGTCATTCAGGTCCTACAGAAATATTCTGAGTGGCAGCTACCTG AGGAGCAGGCTGACAGTGGAGGCGACGGGTGGATAGACACGGCACGAGGTCGCACTCGTGGAAATGACGAGGATGACACAGAGTCCTCCACCTACTTCCGTAATAAGTCTGCACAGGGACAGAAGAGAAAGAAGGCTCCGTTCTTCAAGTATtccaagaagaaaaaaggatgTGGCAACACAAGCTCCAGTTCTAAAGG CCGTGGCTACAGCAGCAATAAATCCTGGTCGTCCTCCAGCTCCAGGGGTGGAGGTCGAGGGTCCAGGAGCTCAGCAGGTGATGCATCAGCAACCAGGAGACCAGGATTACTGGCAGCCCCGATGCCTCAAAGCAGCCAGCGTCCATTCTTAAAGCCAGTATTTTCACACTTGAGCTAG